The following proteins are encoded in a genomic region of Candidatus Poribacteria bacterium:
- a CDS encoding glycerophosphodiester phosphodiesterase — protein MKNWLRIAHRGASAHAPENTLAAFRLAVEMDTDGVEMDVHVTGDGEVVVLHDATLDRTTDRIGRVAQMAMSDIRAADAGVRFSEAFVGERVPTLDEAFDVLPANTLAVVELKVRDAALPVAEIVRKANRLDQTVVISFIPETLREIRFAEPRIATSLLIGSSREGPQPTATSLIQQAFDV, from the coding sequence ATGAAGAACTGGCTGAGGATTGCGCATCGCGGAGCCTCGGCACATGCGCCGGAGAACACGCTGGCAGCCTTCCGTCTCGCGGTCGAGATGGACACGGACGGCGTCGAGATGGACGTGCATGTGACCGGCGACGGCGAGGTGGTCGTGCTCCACGATGCCACGCTGGATCGCACCACCGACCGGATCGGACGCGTCGCGCAGATGGCGATGTCGGATATCCGCGCTGCCGACGCCGGTGTGCGGTTCTCTGAGGCGTTCGTCGGCGAGCGTGTCCCGACGCTTGACGAAGCGTTCGATGTTCTGCCGGCGAACACGCTGGCAGTGGTCGAGCTGAAGGTTCGCGATGCCGCGCTTCCGGTGGCGGAGATCGTCCGGAAGGCGAACAGGCTTGATCAGACCGTGGTCATCTCATTCATCCCGGAGACGCTGCGGGAGATTCGGTTCGCCGAGCCGCGCATCGCGACCTCGCTGCTGATCGGCTCCTCGCGCGAAGGACCCCAACCGACGGCGACCTCGTTGATTCAGCAAGCCTTTGACGTC